A DNA window from Phoenix dactylifera cultivar Barhee BC4 chromosome 13, palm_55x_up_171113_PBpolish2nd_filt_p, whole genome shotgun sequence contains the following coding sequences:
- the LOC120112949 gene encoding uncharacterized protein LOC120112949 has translation MRNVGAPRNPKKYCRFHRNRSHDTEDCFQLQDEIEALIRRGVLNRFVKNRREERRPAEDTVPLEDPNDNRPIAGTINVIKGGSSAEESAEEKTSLKRPRTSEAISFSDEDLGEVKTPHDDAVVISMVVNKFHVKRVLVDNGSLANVLYYHVYQKIGLVESQLRKINTPLVGFIGDSVPVAGEVSLLVTVGLAPRESTVRMDFLVVRLLAVYNVILGRPRLNALQAVVSTYHLLVRFPTAEGIGEARGDQMMAKQCYIATCKAKQRTEASSQQELLTEASTQAIDRTLPIEILDVRDNPWEKRVEPGELLTQVSLLKNFPKLTVQVGSDLSPRERERLTEFLRANIDVFAWSPADMPGIDPRIMTHRLQVKLTCRPVRQKKRSSALERQQATAQEVDKLLEAGFIREIRMAPKDEEKTAFITDKGTYCYKVMPFGLKNTGATYQRLVS, from the exons ATGCGGAACGTGGGAGCCCCTCGCAATCCcaagaagtactgccgcttccatcgGAACCGCAGCcatgacacggaggactgctttcAGCTCCAGGATGAGATTGAAGCGCTCATCCGCCGCGGGGTACTCAATCGGTTCGTGAAGAACCGACGTGAAGAAAGAAGGCCGGCGGAAGACACCGTGCCGCTTGAAGACCCaaatgacaacaggcccatcgccggcaccatcaatgtcATCAAAGGAGGAAGCTCAGCCGAAGAGTCAGCTGAGGAAAAGACCTCCCtgaagcgcccgcgcacctccGAAGCTATCTCATTTTCGGATGAGGACTTAGGAGAGGTCAAGACCCCtcatgatgatgccgtggttATATCCATGGTTGTAAACAAATTCCATGTAAAACGGGtcttggttgataatggaagcttggcgaatgttttgtattatcATGTCTACCAAAAAATAGGGTTAGTAGAAAGCCAGCTTCGGAAAATAAATACCCCATTGGTCGGATTTATCGGGGACTCAGTCCCGGTGGCGGGCGAGGTTAGCCTTCTAGTAAcggttggcctcgccccccgagaAAGCACCGTAAGGATGGACTTCCTTGTGGTCCGCCTGCTTGCAGTCTACAATGTTATTCTTGGGCGACCGAGACTCAACGCCCTTCAGGCCGTGGTCTCAACCTATCATTTGCTCGTGCGGTTCCCTACTGCTGAAGGAATAGGCGAAGCCCGAGGAGACCAGATGATGGCTAAGCAGTGCTACATAGCGACATGCAAAGCCAAGCAGAGGACCGAAGCGTCAAGCCAACAAGAGCTACTGACCGAGGCCTCGACCCAGGCGATAGATCGCACGCTACCCATCGAGATCTTGGACGTGCGAGATAACCCCTGGGaaaagcgggtagagcctggtgagcttcttaccCAAGTTTCCTTACTAAAAAATTTTCCAAAattaactgtgcaggtcggctccgatCTGAGTCCCCGCGAGAGGGAGCGCCTGACCGAATTTCTTCGGGCCAACATAGACgttttcgcctggtcgcccgccgacATGCCGGGGATCGACCCCAGGATCATGACTCACCGACTCCAAGTGAAGCTGACCTGCAGACCCGTGAGACAGAAGAAGCGGAGTTCTGCTCTGGAGCGACAGCAAGCGACAGCCCAGGAGGTGGACAAGCTTCTTGAAGCTGGCtttatccgggag ATCCGTATGGCACCGAAAGATGAAGAGAAGACTGCCTTCATTactgacaagggcacctactgttataaagtgatgccgttCGGATTGAAGAATACGGGAGCCACCTATCAAAGGCTAGTCAGCTAA